The DNA region TCTATATTTGGGTACCAACCAGTCTACTTGGATAAGGTCCATTTTAAAACCCagtcccttaaaaaaaaatggctgcATCTAGATCTATACTGCCATCTACACACCAAAAAGGAGAAATGCAAGCCACATGGTGGCAAACTAAAATCAAATAGAACCTATCAAGTAAGACAATTTTGTTTTTCTCTCTGCCTCAGGGTTGGGATCCAGCTTCTGCGAGTGCTGACAACCAGGTCGCAAGTCAGTCAGAGCCGCACACAGCCGATGTCAGTGAAACCACAAGTGAAGAAGGGGACAACGGAAACACAactgacactgctgtcaaagaCGTGAGCACCAGCAGTGAGAGCAATGAGTTAAGTGACATAAGCCATGCCATCAAGGGCCAAGGGGAGAATCATGCAACTGACAAAAGTGACAGCATCAGCGACGAAACCAATCAAAACGTTGACAGCTCAAGTAGTGAAAGCACTGAGAGCAGTGACATCACTGAGGCCAACAAAAATGACAGCAACGAGTCAAACGAGACCTCTGGAAGTGGCACTAATGAGCCAAATCAAACCGATAATCAAAGTTATACTATCAAGAGCCAAATGGTAAAAGAAGTTATTTACAAAAGTGAGAACAACGGAGAACCTGATCAGACCATCAATGGAAATGACGGAACCAGCAGTCAGAGCACAGAGTCTAGTAAGGCCAGTGACAGCACAAGTAGTGAAACAAGTGACACTCATGACAGTCAAAGTGAGGAAAGCAATGAGGCTGACAACAACAGCGAGAGTGACAGCAATGAGAGCGCCGAGTCTGTACagcccagcagcacccccagtaTTGAAACCCATCAGACTGCTAGGGTCAGTGAAGTTAGATATGATATCAAGAGCTCAATAATAGGCGATGTAATTGAGAGCACTGAGAGCTCCAGTGAAGAAACCATTCAGACCAGCCTGAACATTGACATTACTAGCGACAACACCAAAACAAGCATGGCAAGTGACATCAGTGATATTGGTAAGGCCAGTGATAGCAGCGAGTCCAATGAAAGCACCAATAGTGACAGCAATGGCTCAAGTCAAACCGATGATAAAAGTTCTACCATCACGAGCCCACTGGTGAATTACGTCATTTACAAAAGTGGGAGCATCAATGGGCAACCTGGTCAGACCAACGAGGGTATCGACGGAACCAGCAGTGAAAGCAGTGAGACCAGTATGGCTAGCAACAGCACAagtagtgaaagcagtgaaacaAAAGGAGCTGGTGACAGTTCAAGTCAAGAAAGCAACGAGGCAGACAACAGCAGCGAGAGTGCCAGTAATGAAAGCACCGAGTCCAGTCAGGACAGTAACAACCCCAATACTGAAACCCATTTGACTGATAAGGTCACTGAAGTAAGTTTTGCCATCAAGAGTTCGCTGGTAAATGATTTGATTGACAACAGTGAGAGCGCCAGTGAAGAAACAACTCAGACGAGTGACATCAGCAGCAATGGAAGTGTGAATCCTGAGATCAGCGAAATAATCAAGTCCAGCGAAAGCAGCGAATCCAACGAGAACATCAGTAGTGACAGCCATGGATCAAGTCAAACCGATGACCAAAGTTATACCATCAGAGCACCATTGGTTAATAAAGTTATTTACAAAAGTGGAAGCAATGGTGCGGAAGCCGGTCTGACCAACGTAGGTGGTGACAAAACCagcagtgaaagcagtgaaacaATTGACACTCATGACAGCaaaagtcatgaaaataaagaggCAGACAAGAGCAGTCAGAGTGCCAGTGATGAGAGCACAGAGTCTGTTGAGGTCAGTAATGGTGAAACCCATGAGACAGCTAAGGTCAGTGAAGTAAGCTATTCAATTAAGAGCTCACTGGTAAGTGATGTGATTGACAGCAGTGAGAGTAGTGAAGAAATCGCTCAAACCAACATGACAGGTGGTATAACCAGTAACGACAGCAGTGAATCTAGTGACACCAGCAGCCATGAAAGCAGTGGATCCAGTGATATCAGCATTCCTAAAAACAGTGGACTCACCAAGGCCAGTGACATCACCAGGCATGAAAGCAGTGAATCAAATGAGACTACCAGTGGAGCCAGCAAGGACGGTGACTCAACCAGTCTTGAAAGCAGTGAGTCCAGTGATACCTCAAGTCATGAAAGCAGCCAATCCATCGACAACACCAGTGAGGAAAACAATGGAACCACTAAAGATAGTGACTCCCCTAGTGATGAAAGCAGTGAATCAAATGAGACTACTACCGAATCCACCAAGAACAGTGACTCATCCAGTCATGAAAACAGTGAAACCAGCAAGGCCAGCAACAGTCATGAAAGCAATGAGATTCACCAAAGCAAAGGCGTCGCATGTAATGATGCGAATGAAAGCTGCGAGAGCGAAGAATATTTCTTTCAGGACATAGGCGATGACGCCCACTACACGGTGGATCATCTCATGGTGCTAGATGAAGATGAGATGGAGTTACGCTTGCGGAGATGACCTCACATAAAAAGTTCCCCGCAATACCTTTAAGACTGTAGAAAAGCTGTTTGAAGGTATTAAATGGACCATAAGCTATTTCTATTTCTACTTCTGAATGTTGATCGTGGCATCATGTTACTGTGTttactgaaaatattttgtacTTATATTTACCTGACTGCAGTGTATCCATGTAGTTAACTGCATTTGATGtgttttataaaaataaatctttaatttttaatttttttgtctattctttcaaggaaaaaaatgtgtcgTGCTGTTTCCCAGTTACACTTTGATGTTAACCAGTATGTTGTGTTAGGTATGAGGCGGGTATATCAATATGTTTAATATTAAATGTTTAaacatactgtttttttttactagatAGGATTTGGAAAGGGTACTACAGTGACACCAAATGTTTACAATCAGTTCACAAACAAAAACGTTACAGctattttctgtatttttggggggggggggggtaacagTGTAACAGTCACGTGTATTCTCTTGGGTTCCAAGTGGAATCTGATCTTAAAtggctaaaaaaaatacatcactTTTTTGCTTCTACATCACTTTTTTGCTTctcaatattttcaaatgaaattgAACTGAAAACTGATTGCACATGGCTATTAAAAAGGGACAAACGTTATGGTTcctcaatattttcaagtggaatttTCAAGACagcgacaacaaaaaaatgattctttttgttttgttacaatAGCAAAGATAATTACTGTTTTTCAAGTGAAAACTGACCCCAAATCACTGAAAATTACAATTGTTTCTCAATATCTTCACGTGAAAATTTCAGAACAGCGGGAATACCTAATTTTGTTGTATAAAAGAATATTTATGCAATATTCATTCTTTTTCATATTCAATATTGCATTATGTTATtaatattgagtttttatttataCTCTTGAATGAAATTAACGCATTAttgtttaaattaattaataaggATGAATGTATTTTGATCAACCaattttaagaaaaatatccGCATTTGAATTGAATCATTTGTTTAGTGCATTATTTCTTGATGGACGTAAAAGTAGTATTAGATGATCATGACAACCAAACGTTTACTTTAAACAAATTGCTTctggggggtaaaaaaaaaaaattataagaaaaattttaaactcCATCCCACCTGGCACTTCAACTGCAACGTCATCTTGTTATTGCGGAAGACCCAGGAGAAGACCCTTCACATGCCGAAATGGCGTAGCCTTTTTACCCGTTTCTGATTATATCTACCCATAGCATTTGAAAATGTATTATTGAAAGCGTTTTAGCTTCTTTGCATCTGATGAGTGAGATTTTTTTATTCTCTTGACCTGGTCATACGAATGTTTAAAAATTTATGACCAACTAATGATGACGTGGCCGGTTAGCTCAGTTGGTTAGAGCGTGGTGCTAATAACGCCAAGGTCGCGGGTTCGATCCCCGTACGGGCCAAAGCTTTTTTTTCCGTCATAACTTGCTTTAACCGTTTGATTAGCCGCACTGTAACATAGTTATAACAGCTATTACTGTTACACAAATAAATGTCCGCGGTGTACACTCAcatggccactttattaggtctaCCCGTTATATTCCGACCGCCTTGTTTTTATcatttggacgtctagcgccatcaattgcATGCAATAACAAAAAGACAAATCAACTTTAATGTTACTTGGGGCCATATATCCAGTATGTGTGTTTTTattaagttaaattaattttagttttcatgaatattggattaaactttaatttatttataattcataaaaatttaaaaatacaatgttttaaatgaccaaaaattgtcacttgccctataaagagtTGAAGAAGGTCTTtaaatgtcaacttttgaatagctgtccactgtagtgaccactgtccccaaGAGGTTTAATGCGTTACTTAAGAAAGTACATTAAATGTTCAGACAACtgtataaacattaaaaaaaaaaaaaaaaaaaacattgcctaCTCATCAAAACACATAAGTCCAATTGAATAGGGAAACATATTCAGTGACCAAGTAGGAAGATACACGCTTCTTTTAATCTAAACGAaaggtttacaaaaaaaaaaaaattttttaaatgaaaaagcaGAAAGATGATGTACATATACTATGTCGGatccaggcccggagtgactaatcgggagcttctggacgattcccgaagggccggccggccagatgggccggtccgggttttgttaaaaaaaaaaaaaaattacagtgttATAATTTTTTGcctggtatttatttatgacagtgtcactgagtataacttacattctgttaccgctgtccctgtgggccgtcttaaaaaaaaaaatatatatatatatatatatagttttttttttttccagtctcaacctcacgtgtgcagacgaaaaatacagcgtgcagctccgccccctaattgtagcctgtattgagccaaattagctgctatctcggtgctcggatggataaaaagagcaagggtggcgctgaaaaataagaattaaaaagagaaaagcacttgtgaaagaatcggcaaaatgcgcgaaaatagccaatttttttcatgcaacgaccttgctgcctcaaactacagaggattacaacgaaaatggtaaggccagatggcgaataaaatgcaacttgcaccgtgtgatacgacaatatgtaattgtggaaactttggcttcttgtagcacctcacaagagATATGTATAGGAGCAAGCATTAGCCAAAATGAACACAGCACAGGTgtagagctggaaggtaggattgccatgtcgttcagcgagtgaaaattagaattaatataatcaattacgtggcgtttttaaagtggaaatagaaaatggataatagtatcattagaagttgttacaatgtgcaatacgtattccttatttttcatattgttatgttgctatgtttgttttatctgtaagcactcattttgttaatatttgatgttgcagaaaaggtcttattttgtaatttattttaaggctgtcaaaattatcacgttaacgggcggtaattaattttttaagttaatcacgttaaaatatttgacgcaattaacgcacatgccctgctcagacagatttaaatgacagtacaatgacatgcccacttgttgtgttttatggagttttgccaccctctgctggcgcttgggtgcgactgatttcataggcttcagcacccatgagcattgtgtaagtaattattgacatcaacaatggcgggctactagtttatttttttattgaaaattttacaaattttattaaaatgaaaacattaagaggggttttaatataaaatgtctataacttgtactaacatttatcttttaagaactacaagtctttctatccatggatcgctttaacagaatgttatgaatgttaatgccatcttgttgatttatttttataataaatacagtccttatgtaccgtatgttgaatgtatatatcca from Corythoichthys intestinalis isolate RoL2023-P3 chromosome 8, ASM3026506v1, whole genome shotgun sequence includes:
- the scpp1 gene encoding secretory calcium-binding phosphoprotein 1, which encodes MRVIVLTLCLIGAVFSKPISINGVAESSESSESAQNGGSYVAQLYQHSAYHQQNAGSHDTQSYQHHPYHDQQSSEENQHQSQSGGSNDPQSHQHSPYQHLPQPQTEGSYDQQSYQQYLYQYYQQAYNGDSYDPQSYQHHIQQYQKGWDPASASADNQVASQSEPHTADVSETTSEEGDNGNTTDTAVKDVSTSSESNELSDISHAIKGQGENHATDKSDSISDETNQNVDSSSSESTESSDITEANKNDSNESNETSGKSSKASDSTSSETSDTHDSQSEESNEADNNSESDSNESAESVQPSSTPSIETHQTARVSEVRYDIKSSIIGDVIESTESSSEETIQTSLNIDITSDNTKTSMASDISDIGKASDSSESNESTNSDSNGSSQTDDKSSTITSPLVNYVIYKSGSINGQPGQTNEGIDGTSSESSETSMASNSTSSESSETKGAGDSSSQESNEADNSSESASNESTESSQDSNNPNTETHLTDKVTEVSFAIKSSLVNDLIDNSESASEETTQTSDISSNGSVNPEISEIIKSSESSESNENISSDSHGSSQTDDQSYTIRAPLVNKVIYKSGSNGAEAGLTNVGGDKTSSESSETIDTHDSKSHENKEADKSSQSASDESTESVEVSNGETHETAKVSEVSYSIKSSLVSDVIDSSESSEEIAQTNMTGGITSNDSSESSDTSSHESSGSSDISIPKNSGLTKASDITRHESSESNETTSGASKDGDSTSLESSESSDTSSHESSQSIDNTSEENNGTTKDSDSPSDESSESNETTTESTKNSDSSSHENSETSKASNSHESNEIHQSKGVACNDANESCESEEYFFQDIGDDAHYTVDHLMVLDEDEMELRLRR